Proteins encoded within one genomic window of Mya arenaria isolate MELC-2E11 chromosome 13, ASM2691426v1:
- the LOC128214246 gene encoding cerebral cavernous malformations protein 2 homolog: MSRMSRGSLLDKRRPLRTTALTSAALDKEICFLQDTPNHFIEFDVKYLGEIPGVPGDTDTTNRTEVLKIIDRGKKQGLVPLQVTLDQDAILYLSTEIIRITRRDPPEEDLHQFQLHEIAQVCYVAEEGQHILAVTHGTPDILNMTVLLCDSQELADGVTSIWSYCFHLVYTEAMVELIEETIDMVIQEQPRPSGSDSTIDDVVSVSESSTQASERASILRDYMWHLKTKLKVEELIQFSQFWKTWNYSSNKLQEFCDNLLTLFGPERTYLLSRLFPFIPAEDTWKFEAFLKKQDINLPEHGTLSSHHGYPAFYTRSISDVSINSNTATSNGADLSARDLDSELDSMGRTFERIEQSVGDTVLSYLPQPGAYDRPSQDTLIYDRNTKA; this comes from the exons atg TCTCGGATGTCACGTGGGTCCCTGTTGGACAAGAGACGACCCCTGCGTACCACCGCCCTAACTTCAGCTGCCTTGGATAAAGAAATTTGCTTCCTCCAAGACACTCCAAACCACTTTATTGAGTTTGATGTGAAG TATCTTGGTGAAATACCTGGTGTACCAGGGGACACAGATACAACCAACAGAACAGAGGTGCTCAAAATCATTGACCGAGGAAAG AAGCAGGGCTTGGTACCTTTGCAAGTTACACTCGACCAGGATGCCATTCTGTATCTGAGCACTGAGATCATACGGATCACAAGAAGGGATCCACCCGAG GAAGACCTTCACCAGTTCCAACTACATGAGATAGCCCAGGTTTGCTACGTGGCAGAAGAGGGTCAACATATTCTAGCTGTCACACATG GGACCCCAGACATTTTGAATATGACGGTGCTCCTGTGTGATAGTCAG GAATTAGCTGATggcgtaacatcaatttggtcGTACTGTTTCCACCTCGTGTATACAGAGGCTATGGTCGAGCTTATCGAGGAAACGATTGATATGGTCATACAGGAACAACCCAGGCCTTCAGGATCTG ATTCAACTATCGATGATGT agTAAGCGTGAGTGAGAGTTCAACTCAGGCGTCCGAGAGAGCCAGCATTCTACGTGACTACATGTGGCAT TTGAAGACAAAGTTGAAAGTGGAAGAATTGATTCAGTTCTCCCAGTTCTGGAAGACATGGAATTACTCGAGCAACAAATTGCAGGAATTCTGTGATAACCTTCTCACCCTGTTTGGACCAGAGAGGACATACTTATTATCAC ggTTATTCCCCTTCATCCCGGCTGAGGATACATGGAAGTTTGAGGCATTCTTGAAGAAACAGGACATTAACCTACCTGAACATGGGACTCTGAGTAGTCACCATGGTTACCCAGCATTTTATAC GCGATCAATTAGCGATGTgtctataaatagtaacactGCAACGAGCAATGGAGCCGATCTTAGTGCACGAGACTTGGACAGCGAACTTGATTCAATGGGCCGAACATTTGAAAGGATTGAACAAAGTGTCGGGGATACAGTGCTCTCATATCTACCCCAACCTGGCGCATATGATCGGCCTAGTCAAGATACATTGATATATGATAGGAATACAAAAGCGTAA